The following is a genomic window from Janibacter sp. DB-40.
ACGGGTCGAGCGGTTGATCGTCGACCGGGCGCGCAACGACAGCGACTTCATCACGGAGGCGAATCTGCACCTCGCCAGGGCGGGGGGCAAGCGCTTCCGGCCCGTCCTGACGATGCTCGCCTCCGAGCTCGGTGAGGGGATCGACGACCGGGTCGTCGCCGCGGCCGCGGGTGTCGAGCTGACCCACCTGGCCAGCCTGTACCACGACGACGTCATGGACGAGGCCGACCTGCGCCGGGGGGCGCCGAGCGCCAACGCGCGGTACGACAACTCGACCGCGATCCTCGTCGGCGACCTGCTCTTCGGCACCGCGTCGGACATCATCGCCGACCTCGGCCCCGAGGCCGTGAAGATCCAGGCACGGACCTTCATCCGGCTGTGCTCCGGGCAGATCCGCGACGACCGTCCCTGCCCGGAGGGCCAGGACACGCGTGAGTACTACCGCGGGGTGCTCGCGGACAAGACGGGGGTGCTCGTCGCCACCGCCGCCCGCTACGGGGCGATGTACGGCGGCTGCTCCCCGGACGTCGTCGCGGCAGCGACCGAGTACGGCGAGCGGCTGGGCGTGGCCTTCCAGCTGGCCGACGACCTCATCGACATCGCGAGCGAGTCGGGGGAGACCGGCAAGACGCCGGGCACCGACCTGCGCGAGGGCAAGCGCACCCTCCCGGTGCTCAACGCACTCGCCTCCACGGACCCGGCCGATGCCGAGCTGCAGGAGCTGCTCCGCTCGGACCTGAGGGACCAGGACCGTCTCGACCGGGCACTGGAGCTGCTGCGCGACCACAGCGCGATGGCCGCGGCCCGCGAGGAGACCCTCGCCGTCGGGCGCGGGGCCGTCGAGGCGCTGGCGCCGCTCCCGGACGGCGACGCCAAGACCGCCCTCATCGCCCTCATGGACGGCGTCGTCCACCGCGTCGGCTGACCCGACGTCCCGTCACAGCGGCTCGACCGGCTCCAGGGGTTCGGCCTCCTCGACCGACGGCCGCCGCCGCCGACGGGCGGTGGTGAGCGAGTCGACGCTGAGGAAGAACAGTGCGACCCAGACGATCGCGAAGCCGATCCAGCGCTCCACGCTGAGCTCTTCCCGAAGGATCGTCACGCTGACGATCAGCTGCAGCACGGGGGTGATGAACTGGATCAGCCCGATCGTCACGAGCGGGATCCGCCGCGCCGCCTCGGCGAAGAGCAGCAGCGGGATGGCCGTCACCACCCCTGCCGAGACGAGGAGCAGCAGGTGCCACGTCCCCTCGGTCGTGAAGGTCGACTCGCCGGTCGCCGAGAGCCACCACACCAGGCCCAGCGCGGGTGGGGCGAGGAAGATCGTCTCCGCGGACAGGGAGCTGAGGGCGGGCAGGGTGGCGCCGAGTCGCTTCTTGGTCAGGCCGTACCCGCCGAAGGATCCGGCGAGCACCAGGGAGATCCACGGCAGCCCGCCCCCGGCGAAGGCCAGGTAGAGGGCGGCCACGGCACCGATCCCGACGGCGACCCACTGCAGTCGCCGGAGACGCTCGCCCAGGACGAGCACACCGAGGGCGACGGTGACGATCGGGTTGAGGAAGTAGCCCAGGGCCGCCTCGTTCGTGCGCCCGGTGCTGACGGCATAGACGTAGACGAACCAGTTGATGCCGATGAGGTAGGCCGCGATCCCGACACCGAGCGCGAGCCGGCCGCGCAGCTGGCGCAGCAGGTCGACCAGCTCCCGGCGCAGCACGAGGATGAAGACGCAGAGGACGAGCGTCCACAGGATCCGGTGGGCAAGGATCTCGTCCGCGCCCGCCGGGCGCAGGGCGTGGAAGTACAGCGGGAAGAGTCCCCAGATGCCATAGGCGAGCCAGGCGGCCACGACGCCGAGCCCGTGGCGTTCACGAGTCACACGCCGAGGCTAGCCGGTGGCCCTGCTGGTTCCATTCGTGCCCTTGCCCTTCCGGCCCTTGTTCGCCTGCGGCCACACCATGATGACCGCCGGTCGGGGCTGGGTGTTGCCCTTGTAGGGGAAGGTGGAGGCGACATTCGTCGTGGTGGCACCGTCGGCCTCGCCCGGGTGCTGGACCGCCGCGAAGATCACCTTGTCGTCCCACTCGATGAGCGGACCGGCGCACTCGGCGTAGGCGGGGACCGAGAGGAACTGCTGCAGGTGTCCCTTGTGCTCGCCCTCGAGCGGCATGAGGTACATGCCGTCGCAGTTGCCCAGGTTGTTCCCGTCGGTGGCGACCCACAGGTTGCCGGAACCGTCGAAGGCGACGTTGTCCGGGCAGGAGATGGAGCTGACCTCGGAGGGGTCGTAGCCGTTGAAGTAGGTCTGCGGGTCGGCGGGGTCGCCGCAGACGAGGACGAGCTTCCAGGCGAAGTCGGACGCCGTGTGGTCGCCACCGGGCGCGGTGAGCTCGAGGACCTGGCCGTGCTTGTTCTCGGCGCGGGGGTTGACCTCGTCCACCTCGCCGGGAGCGCGTCGGGAGTTGTTCGTCAGCGCGGCGTAGACGCGCCCGTTGATCGGGTTGACCTCGACGTCCTCGGGACGGTCCATCTTCGTCGGGCCGACCGCGTCGGCGGCCAGTCGGGTGAAGATCAGGACCTCCGCGACGGACATGCCCTCGACCTTCGACTCGCCGTCGACGACGAGTGGCAGCCACCGTCCCGTGCCGTCGTGCTCCCCGTCGGCGGTCCCGTCGCCGACGAACTTCGCGACGTAGAGGTCGCCCTCCTCGAGCAGCCGCATGTTGTTCTCGAGGTCGCCCTCGACGTAGGTGCCCTTCGATACGAACTTGTACATGTAGTCGAAGCGCTCGTCGTCCCCCATGTACGCGACGCACTTCCCGTCGGCATTGATCGTGACGTTGGCGCCCTCGTGCTTGAGGCGTCCGAGGGCCGTCAGCTTGCGCGGCGTGGACGTCGGGTCGAAGGGGTTGACCTCGACGATCCAGCCGAACCGGTGGGCCTCGTTCGGTTCCCGGGTGAGGTCCCAGCGGCGGTCGAAGCGGTCCCAGTCGTGCTGGGCGGAGCTGCCGCCGGCGAGGCCGTAGCGCTCCGCGCCCCGGCCGATGAGGTCGCCCGCCGCGCCATCGGGCTGGGTGAAGTAGGAGTTGAAGTTCTCCTCGCCCGAGAGGACCGTCCCCCACGGCGTGGTGCCGCCGGCGCAGTTGCCGATGGTGCCCAGGGCGATCTCGCCCTTCGGGTCGGCACTCGTGCGCATCAGCTCGTGACCGCGGGCCGCGCCGGTGATGGCGAAGGGGGTCTCGGCCGTGATCCGTCGGTTCAGCGGGGCGCCCTTGGTGTAGCTCCACCTGCTGTTCGGGTCGCGGCGGGTCAGCTCGACGACCGTCATGCCGTGGGCCATGAGGGTGATCTTCACCTGCTCGTCCGTCATGGCGTCCGGACTGCTGTAGCCGTGGAACATCAGGTTGTTGTTCGTGTACTCGTTGTTCGTCACGAGCACCGCCGCGTTGG
Proteins encoded in this region:
- a CDS encoding polyprenyl synthetase family protein codes for the protein MTRTPSTTPSLALPQVSEALSARLTAGLERVERLIVDRARNDSDFITEANLHLARAGGKRFRPVLTMLASELGEGIDDRVVAAAAGVELTHLASLYHDDVMDEADLRRGAPSANARYDNSTAILVGDLLFGTASDIIADLGPEAVKIQARTFIRLCSGQIRDDRPCPEGQDTREYYRGVLADKTGVLVATAARYGAMYGGCSPDVVAAATEYGERLGVAFQLADDLIDIASESGETGKTPGTDLREGKRTLPVLNALASTDPADAELQELLRSDLRDQDRLDRALELLRDHSAMAAAREETLAVGRGAVEALAPLPDGDAKTALIALMDGVVHRVG
- the rarD gene encoding EamA family transporter RarD is translated as MTRERHGLGVVAAWLAYGIWGLFPLYFHALRPAGADEILAHRILWTLVLCVFILVLRRELVDLLRQLRGRLALGVGIAAYLIGINWFVYVYAVSTGRTNEAALGYFLNPIVTVALGVLVLGERLRRLQWVAVGIGAVAALYLAFAGGGLPWISLVLAGSFGGYGLTKKRLGATLPALSSLSAETIFLAPPALGLVWWLSATGESTFTTEGTWHLLLLVSAGVVTAIPLLLFAEAARRIPLVTIGLIQFITPVLQLIVSVTILREELSVERWIGFAIVWVALFFLSVDSLTTARRRRRPSVEEAEPLEPVEPL
- a CDS encoding PhoX family phosphatase; the protein is MTPPRTVRTTLPLLTTHRDGSRQAATCHWKCGNACSQPVPNTSTNEYFGDVVGASRRSVLKTGGAAAALVGVSGAVSAGTAPPAAAAGARKAPFGFQPITPVPAGTDEVVVPDGFQWAPIIAWGDPVLAGAPAFDFENQTAAAQAGQMGYNNDYVGVLRNGSTNAAVLVTNNEYTNNNLMFHGYSSPDAMTDEQVKITLMAHGMTVVELTRRDPNSRWSYTKGAPLNRRITAETPFAITGAARGHELMRTSADPKGEIALGTIGNCAGGTTPWGTVLSGEENFNSYFTQPDGAAGDLIGRGAERYGLAGGSSAQHDWDRFDRRWDLTREPNEAHRFGWIVEVNPFDPTSTPRKLTALGRLKHEGANVTINADGKCVAYMGDDERFDYMYKFVSKGTYVEGDLENNMRLLEEGDLYVAKFVGDGTADGEHDGTGRWLPLVVDGESKVEGMSVAEVLIFTRLAADAVGPTKMDRPEDVEVNPINGRVYAALTNNSRRAPGEVDEVNPRAENKHGQVLELTAPGGDHTASDFAWKLVLVCGDPADPQTYFNGYDPSEVSSISCPDNVAFDGSGNLWVATDGNNLGNCDGMYLMPLEGEHKGHLQQFLSVPAYAECAGPLIEWDDKVIFAAVQHPGEADGATTTNVASTFPYKGNTQPRPAVIMVWPQANKGRKGKGTNGTSRATG